Proteins found in one Armatimonadota bacterium genomic segment:
- a CDS encoding oxidoreductase: protein MIPKRPYGKKGDRISIIGLGGIVLARLPQKEADAIAREAFERGINYFDVAPTYWDAEERMGPAIKSFRDKLFLACKTTKRDAKGAQEELEASLRKLQTDHFDLYQLHGLSNMEELEQCFAPGGAMEVFLKAREQGKVRYIGFSAHSEEVALEAIKRFPFDSALFPFNFVTLFKGNFGWELLKEAPKRGVTLLALKAMARTHWQEGAKRLEKCWYEPVTDPKLAELALRFTLSLPNITAAIPPGDENIFRMAIPFAERFRKITQREEQHLRAEAEKWTPIFSRAA from the coding sequence ATGATTCCCAAACGTCCGTATGGCAAAAAAGGAGACAGAATCTCCATCATCGGTCTGGGAGGCATTGTGCTGGCGAGGTTACCACAAAAAGAGGCTGACGCCATCGCCCGCGAAGCCTTCGAGCGAGGTATCAACTACTTCGACGTCGCGCCCACTTACTGGGACGCCGAAGAGCGCATGGGTCCGGCTATCAAGTCTTTCCGGGACAAGCTTTTCCTCGCGTGCAAAACCACGAAGCGCGATGCGAAGGGGGCACAGGAAGAGCTGGAAGCCTCCCTGCGCAAACTGCAAACCGACCATTTTGACCTCTATCAGCTACATGGACTGTCTAACATGGAAGAGCTGGAGCAGTGTTTTGCACCCGGCGGAGCGATGGAGGTCTTCCTGAAAGCACGGGAGCAGGGCAAAGTGCGCTACATCGGCTTCAGCGCGCACTCGGAAGAGGTGGCTCTGGAAGCCATCAAGCGGTTCCCCTTCGACAGCGCGCTCTTCCCGTTCAACTTTGTGACCCTGTTCAAGGGCAATTTCGGCTGGGAGCTGCTGAAGGAGGCTCCGAAGCGCGGCGTCACCCTGCTTGCACTCAAGGCGATGGCGCGGACGCACTGGCAAGAGGGCGCGAAGCGACTGGAGAAGTGCTGGTACGAGCCGGTCACCGACCCGAAGCTGGCAGAGTTGGCGTTGCGCTTCACCCTGTCCCTGCCGAATATCACCGCCGCCATCCCCCCCGGTGACGAAAATATCTTCCGCATGGCGATACCCTTCGCGGAGCGGTTCCGTAAGATTACCCAGCGGGAAGAGCAGCATCTGCGCGCAGAGGCAGAGAAATGGACACCTATCTTTTCGCGAGCGGCAT
- a CDS encoding hypothetical protein (possible pseudo, internal stop codon) encodes MRLVIDSNIFVSALDPNDVFHSECYPVIERLLSREIEAVCPLLVLVEVTCVLRRRTGSEPLARSVLRSLLQWSSVEWLDVTRKAAEHAAA; translated from the coding sequence ATGCGGCTGGTGATAGATAGCAATATCTTTGTCAGTGCGCTTGATCCCAATGACGTTTTTCATTCCGAATGCTATCCTGTCATCGAGAGACTCTTGAGCCGAGAAATTGAAGCCGTGTGCCCCTTGCTGGTATTGGTAGAAGTAACCTGTGTCCTCCGAAGAAGGACAGGCTCTGAGCCACTGGCAAGGTCTGTTCTTCGGAGTTTGTTACAATGGTCATCGGTTGAGTGGCTGGACGTCACTCGCAAAGCAGCAGAGCACGCAGCAGCATGA
- a CDS encoding beta-galactosidase: protein MSQRRAVQSRTVRPVPADGALDNPLKGWAAYSEQWNRYALPTRMAYFYVSWRELEPERGRYRFAEWEANRWESANARGKHIVFRLYLDYPNLPTGVPQWVIDSGVAMRPYDIPEIGKGLSPDYDDSRLLNPLLEFIAAFGERYNRNPRVAFVALGTLGFWGEWHTWPRTELFASEATQRAVVQAYRRAFPSKILLARAPYPATSEPWLGYHDDMFPEDTDYYEGRGYEWYFLPQLRRAGRENNWKVAAIGAEMVPNQGKKYLSTEWAKTRTMLERMHLTWVGPYCPILETDLTEAELENARWMVRQMGYQYRLTEVTWRLRERTLWLQVRGVNEGVAPFYYPWAVEVALLRPDDSVAQTHQVDVDITRWLPGEFRFSTQMPLQVGSGRYRLAMGIRDPWRNVPDIRFANALPYVQGWNVVDTIGV, encoded by the coding sequence ATGTCACAACGTCGTGCTGTGCAATCGCGAACGGTGCGCCCTGTCCCAGCGGACGGCGCGTTAGACAACCCACTCAAAGGCTGGGCAGCGTACAGCGAGCAGTGGAACCGGTATGCCCTGCCCACACGCATGGCGTACTTCTACGTCTCCTGGCGCGAGCTGGAACCCGAGCGCGGCAGATACCGCTTCGCCGAATGGGAAGCCAACCGATGGGAGAGCGCCAACGCACGCGGTAAGCATATCGTCTTCCGGCTGTATCTGGACTACCCCAACTTGCCTACGGGTGTGCCTCAGTGGGTGATAGATAGCGGGGTGGCCATGCGCCCGTACGATATTCCCGAAATCGGCAAGGGACTGTCGCCCGATTACGACGACTCACGTTTGCTGAACCCGCTGCTGGAGTTCATCGCGGCGTTCGGCGAGCGATACAACCGCAATCCGCGTGTGGCGTTTGTCGCACTGGGCACGCTGGGCTTCTGGGGCGAGTGGCATACCTGGCCGCGCACCGAGCTGTTCGCCAGCGAAGCCACCCAGCGGGCGGTGGTGCAGGCGTACCGTCGCGCCTTCCCCAGCAAGATTCTGCTCGCCCGTGCTCCCTATCCCGCCACCAGCGAGCCCTGGCTGGGCTACCACGACGACATGTTCCCTGAAGACACCGACTATTACGAGGGACGGGGCTACGAGTGGTACTTCCTGCCCCAGCTGCGCCGGGCAGGCAGGGAAAACAACTGGAAGGTCGCTGCCATCGGCGCGGAGATGGTGCCCAACCAGGGCAAAAAGTATCTGAGCACCGAGTGGGCGAAAACGCGCACCATGCTGGAGCGGATGCATCTCACCTGGGTCGGTCCCTATTGCCCCATCCTGGAAACCGACCTCACCGAAGCCGAGCTGGAGAACGCCCGTTGGATGGTGCGCCAAATGGGCTACCAGTATCGCTTGACGGAGGTCACCTGGCGACTACGCGAACGCACCCTCTGGCTGCAAGTGCGTGGCGTCAACGAGGGAGTTGCGCCCTTCTACTACCCATGGGCGGTGGAGGTAGCTCTTCTTCGCCCCGATGACAGTGTCGCGCAAACACACCAGGTCGATGTGGACATTACCCGCTGGCTGCCGGGCGAGTTTCGCTTCAGCACGCAAATGCCCCTGCAAGTGGGCAGTGGTCGCTACCGTTTGGCGATGGGCATCCGTGACCCCTGGCGCAACGTGCCGGATATTCGGTTCGCGAATGCTCTGCCATACGTGCAAGGGTGGAACGTGGTGGATACTATCGGTGTATAG
- the ald gene encoding alanine dehydrogenase: MVIGVPREIKDSEFRVAMVPAGVEILTKAGHTVLIETEAGKGTGISDEEYAQAGARIAPDARTVYAESDMIVKVKEPLPQEYPLIRPGQVLFTYFHFAADEGLTQAMVQSGAVCIAYETLQMDDGSLPLLIPMSEIAGRMAIQEGAKYLERPMEGRGILLSGVPGVRPAHVVVLGGGVAGTNAAKIAAGIGANVTVLDINTARLRVLEDILPKNVDTLMSNAYNIRDELRRADLVIGAALRPGARAPILIPRDMLSLMKPGAVIVDISIDQGGIAETSRPTTHSHPTYTVDGIIHYCVANMPGAVPGTSTYALTNETTRWVLELANLGWKEAARKHRPLQHALNVVEGKVTYAAIAELFAMPYTPVEAVL; the protein is encoded by the coding sequence ATGGTTATCGGAGTACCCAGGGAAATCAAAGACAGCGAGTTCCGTGTGGCAATGGTGCCCGCGGGTGTGGAGATATTGACGAAGGCAGGGCATACGGTGCTTATCGAGACGGAGGCAGGTAAGGGCACCGGCATCAGTGATGAGGAGTATGCTCAGGCAGGGGCGCGCATCGCTCCTGATGCGCGGACGGTGTATGCCGAGTCAGACATGATAGTCAAGGTCAAAGAGCCCTTACCGCAGGAGTACCCGTTGATACGCCCCGGACAGGTCCTCTTCACCTACTTCCACTTCGCCGCCGACGAGGGGCTGACGCAGGCGATGGTGCAAAGCGGCGCGGTGTGTATCGCTTATGAAACCCTGCAAATGGACGACGGCTCTCTGCCTCTGCTGATCCCGATGAGCGAGATTGCTGGGCGCATGGCGATCCAGGAGGGGGCAAAGTATCTGGAGCGCCCGATGGAAGGCAGGGGTATCCTGTTGTCGGGCGTACCGGGGGTGCGTCCGGCGCATGTGGTGGTGCTCGGCGGTGGCGTTGCGGGCACGAACGCTGCCAAAATCGCCGCTGGAATCGGGGCAAACGTCACCGTGCTGGACATCAACACCGCACGCCTGCGCGTGCTGGAGGACATCCTGCCCAAGAACGTGGATACGCTGATGTCCAACGCCTACAACATTCGCGACGAGCTGCGTCGTGCGGACCTGGTAATCGGCGCTGCGCTGCGCCCGGGAGCGCGTGCACCCATCCTGATACCCCGCGACATGCTGTCGCTGATGAAGCCGGGTGCAGTGATTGTGGATATCAGTATTGACCAGGGCGGTATCGCGGAAACATCCCGACCAACCACCCATTCCCACCCTACCTACACGGTGGACGGCATCATCCATTACTGCGTTGCGAATATGCCAGGAGCTGTTCCCGGCACCAGCACCTATGCGCTGACCAACGAGACCACACGCTGGGTACTGGAGCTGGCGAACCTGGGATGGAAAGAGGCGGCGCGCAAACATCGCCCCTTGCAACATGCGCTCAACGTCGTGGAAGGCAAGGTCACCTACGCAGCCATTGCGGAGCTGTTCGCGATGCCTTATACGCCGGTGGAAGCGGTGCTGTAG
- the kdsA gene encoding 2-dehydro-3-deoxyphosphooctonate aldolase, producing MNTPNITPIQVAHHTIGAGTLALIAGPCVIESESLCLQVAHEVKLVCDRLGIPYIFKASFDKANRTSLHSFRGPGIEEGLRVLATVQQQVGVPVTTDIHEPWQAERAAEVVDLLQIPAFLCRQTDLLVAAARTGKPVNVKKGQFMAPWDMRHVVEKLRESGAAGVMLTERGVSFGYNTLIVDFTSLPQMRALGVPVVFDATHSVQLPGGAGSRSGGRREFIPHLVRAAVAVGVDALFMEVHPEPDKGLSDPATMFPLSELEGLLKQAIAIHQATGGK from the coding sequence ATGAACACACCAAACATCACCCCAATACAGGTGGCACATCACACTATCGGCGCGGGCACGCTGGCGCTCATCGCCGGACCCTGTGTGATAGAAAGCGAATCGCTGTGCCTGCAGGTTGCCCACGAGGTGAAACTCGTTTGTGATCGTTTGGGCATCCCGTATATCTTCAAAGCCTCTTTTGATAAAGCGAACCGCACCTCGCTGCATTCCTTCCGCGGACCGGGCATTGAGGAAGGATTGCGCGTGCTGGCAACGGTCCAACAGCAGGTGGGCGTGCCGGTAACCACCGACATCCATGAACCCTGGCAGGCAGAACGTGCCGCCGAGGTGGTAGACCTGCTGCAGATTCCCGCCTTTCTGTGCAGGCAGACCGACCTGCTGGTGGCAGCTGCGCGTACGGGCAAGCCGGTGAACGTGAAGAAGGGGCAGTTCATGGCTCCGTGGGATATGCGCCATGTGGTGGAGAAACTGCGTGAGTCGGGCGCAGCGGGCGTGATGCTCACCGAGCGCGGCGTTTCCTTCGGCTACAACACACTGATCGTGGATTTCACCTCGCTACCGCAGATGCGTGCGCTGGGCGTGCCGGTGGTGTTCGACGCCACACACAGCGTACAGCTTCCGGGCGGCGCGGGTTCACGTAGCGGAGGCAGGCGCGAGTTCATCCCCCATCTGGTGCGTGCGGCGGTGGCGGTAGGGGTGGATGCGCTGTTCATGGAAGTACACCCTGAACCGGACAAAGGGCTCTCCGACCCCGCGACCATGTTCCCGCTGAGCGAGCTGGAGGGGTTGCTGAAGCAGGCGATAGCGATCCATCAGGCGACAGGAGGAAAGTAG